Proteins encoded together in one Miscanthus floridulus cultivar M001 chromosome 16, ASM1932011v1, whole genome shotgun sequence window:
- the LOC136513515 gene encoding tryptophan aminotransferase-related protein 1-like isoform X2: protein MYEEFWRGIGDSASIFIPGWQTMSYFSDLGGICWFVEPGFEREVRRLHRLVGNAMVDGYHVLVGTGSTQLFQAVLYALSPASDGTPMNVISPAPYYSSYPSVTNFLNSGLYRWGGDANTFDGDTCIELICSPNNPDGGIRRAVVKSKSSKAVYDFAYYWPQYTPITEAADHDIMLFTVSKCTGHAGTRLGWALVKDTEVAQKMIKFIELNTIGVSKDSQLRAAKIIGAVCNSYELSSAGKTSHLFHFAKEKMVERWIRLRAAVAASDIFALPNELSGYCSFSMETVTANPPFAWLRCKKDDIEDLEGFLRLKKIITRGGTKFGVDGRVVRVSMVDTDQAFNVFINRLATMN from the exons ATGTACGAGGAGTTCTGGCGCGGGATAGGAGATAGCGCCTCCATCTTCATCCCAGGTTGGCAAACAATGAGCTACTTCTCTGACCTCGGTGGCATCTGTTGGTTCGTGGAGCCTGGCTTCGAGCGCGAGGTGCGGCGTCTCCACCGGCTCGTGGGAAATGCCATGGTTGACGGGTACCATGTGCTTGTCGGGACTGGATCCACGCAGCTCTTCCAGGCCGTGCTGTACGCGCTCTCACCTGCAAGCGACGGCACGCCCATGAACGTCATCTCACCGGCACCTTACTACTCG TCTTACCCATCTGTGACGAACTTTCTGAACTCTGGGCTTTACCGTTGGGGTGGTGATGCCAATACATTCGATGGTGACACCTGTATTGAGCTCATCTGCTCGCCAAACAACCCTGATGGTGGCATCCGAAGAGCTGTCGTCAAATCCAAGTCTAGCAAGGCTGTTTATGACTTCGCCTACTACTGGCCACAGTACACACCCATCACCGAGGCAGCTGACCATGATATCATGTTATTCACTGTCTCCAAATGCACTGGCCATGCCGGCACTAGACTGGG GTGGGCACTGGTGAAGGATACTGAGGTGGCCCAGAAAATGATTAAGTTTATAGAGCTCAACACAATTGGTGTATCCAAGGACTCTCAACTTCGTGCCGCTAAGATTATTGGGGCAGTCTGTAACAGCTATGAGCTATCATCCGCTGGTAAAACAAGCCACCTCTTCCATTTTGCTAAGGAAAAAATGGTGGAACGTTGGATTAGACTTCGTGCAGCTGTGGCGGCCTCAGACATCTTTGCTCTCCCAAATGAGCTATCTGGCTATTGTAGTTTCTCCATGGAGACTGTCACCGCCAATCCTC CATTTGCATGGCTTCGCTGCAAGAAGGATGATATTGAAGATTTGGAGGGCTTTCTACGCCTGAAAAAGATAATCACTCGAGGTGGCACAAAGTTTGGAGTGGATGGGAGGGTTGTCAGGGTTAGTATGGTTGACACAGACCAAGCCTTCAATGTGTTCATCAATCGTCTGGCTACAATGAATTGA